AGGTGCAAAGCAGTTTTGAGAATTGGGCCCAACTGCCTCAAATTCATCACCTAAAGTTAGAAACCATCTTGAAAAAGTTGCCCTAAATGGCTTCCCCTTGGTCACACTACAATAGTGACAGAGCCAAGATTAGAACAGGAGAGTTCTTGCTCACCCTGCTAACCAAAACTGCTGAAAATTAATCTGACAGTCTTACCTGTTAATATTTCATCCATTTTGTCCACAACTAATTTGGCATTGTCCATAGTAAAGCACAGTGGAGGCTTGAACTTAAGCACATTTCTTCCTGGACCATCTGTACTTAACAGAATATATTCTCTCTTTAATCTAGAGAGGGAAGAAGATTTGTCTAAAAATCTAAACACTTTTTAGGTCAAATTATTAAATGTAAtctgtttatttttcttaatatttaaaatattaattactgcagtggcagCATAATAGAGACTCCAGAAAAATTCTCTGTCCTCCAAGTGTTGTGGTCCAATCACCACAAATTGTCAAGTTGTAGATAATATTCAGGATATTTAAGTAGCTTAGATGAGAGGGGATTACTTCATGTTTTAACAGAAATTCACATTAAGAACTGCATGCAAGATACAATCCAAATTACATTCTCTGATGTATACACTGACATTTTATATACCAAGTGTCAGCACAGTGTAATTTGAAACTGTTGAAATCCTCAATGCTTCTTTTTATAGGTTAAAGAAACACCAGCCCACTGGCATACACTAAAGCCAAAATTTCAAAAAACAGGTGTTATTGGAGCCTCAGTACTTTTTGAAGAATTAGGTGTCTTTATTTAAAAGTTTGGTTACTACATAAGTCTTATTCTATCTATGAACTTTACGCAAACTTCCCAATGACATCAGTGAGTCTTCAAGGATAAGACATCACTTTGAGCCGTATTTGGAGATTGACAAGTTCAGTGTTAATACCCATTTTATCATCTTGGTGTCTGCATAATATTTTAGTCCCCGGTGGCTATGCACATAGTTATATATATGCTGTATAAGTGTTGAATGATTAGTACTTGCCTCTCACAACATTGTTTCATTAAGTGCTACAACATTTTGTTAAATCACATGGATTAATGTATAATCACATATgtatgtacttaaaaaaaataccttGTTATTAAATACTCAGCTTCTTTAGTAGCTGGGGTCCTTTTCTCTTGATCTTTTATCAAATCCACTCCAATAAATAATCCAACacccctttaaaagaaaaaaacaggtaTTCAGTCTAAAATCAGCTAGAAGGAATTAGGAATAATTTACAAAGAAGTGGATCAGcaccaaacaaaaagtgagaactctgttattctctgacaaGCGACTGTCCTATGAGCATATACTGTTGTAATATTTTCATATTTCACTAATTCTATTCCTAATGTGATTAGTTTGTTAAAGGGATAGAAAAAGGGTACTACTAGTTGTCTTAACATAGACGAGGCGCTGTCATTAATGTAATTAATACAGCAAGAcaagattttaattttttccccctgcacactctAATTCCCCGATTGAGTTCAAGTTCTGTTTGTGAATTTAGTGATGGCAGAATCAATGCAAGTTTCCATATCTGTGTTTTAACTTGGATCTGGCAGTGCCATCATAAGGCACTAGGCCAATTCAAGTCTAGACATTTTAGTCAAGTGAAAGTCAGTCAATCTTTGTAGTAGCttgtatgggggtgggggagggaaagagatacGCAAAAAGTATTTGTGATGCTGAATTGGTGAAGAATGCAGACCCACTATAGTTCCATATTAGAATGTTAGTTGATGCATTGCCTGTTAACACAAGATTTAAAAAGCTTGCCACAACCTTTGTTGCTCCGATTTGATAAATGCTGACCTAAATCAAACTATCTGAAAATGTGAATTGGTTGTTGATACCTGACATCACCAATGATAGGATGCTTGACCTTCTGCTGATTCAGTAATTCCATCAAGAAGTTGCCTACTTGTGTGGCATGTGCTCGAAGATGTTCCTTCTCAATCACATCTAAAACTGCTAAACCTATTGCACATGAAACAGGATTTCCTCCAAACTAAgctcaaagggaaaaaaagacagtGTCAGGCTcatagggagaaaaaaaaattaaagcacagTTTTTACGTATCAATAAATATCAACGTTAACAGCCGAAAACTTTCCTCCATTGTTTGTGGACTATAACTGCTCAATGTTGCTTTCAGTTAACGTGTTACCTGTATCCTACAGGACTGTGACACTTAAATAGTGATGTCCTCTTTTACATTTAGTTGGTCATGTAATCAGAAAACAATGATTTGGTTAACTTTTCACTTACTGTATTAAAATACTCCACTCCAGTGTCTGCAAATGCTTCTGCAATTTCTTTAGTTGTTGCTACACAGGCGATGGGGTGCCCATTTCCCATTGGTTTGCCCATAGTGACAATATCAGGTACGAAATCCTCTCCCTGAAGCTGGAATGCCCAAAAACATTTGCCAACCCTGCCAAAGCCGACCTGAATTTCATCAGCAACAAAAACTCCTCCTGCCTTGTGTACGTGTCTGTAACATAATAGGGACATTTTAGACTTTTGACACTCAACTTCCATCTCTAAAATTTGTAGCATAAAATTGTGATACTTCAATTGATACATTAATTATACTGCACATTtatacagaaaatattttaaccagttaaGAAATAAAAACCCAATATGCTTGTTCTACATTAcataaaaatagtaataatattgctgccctgaagagcttacaattcaATAGGACAAAAGCATACTAAATCTAAGCTATTTGCATGTTGTGATAAAGATGGTGGTGTTTAATCTCAGTTTAGATAAATAAGAACACAAAACATGTATAAAGGGTTCTGAAGGGATCTACTTACTCTGCTACCATCTGGAAATAACCTTCTGGTGGAATGATCTGACCACCAACACTTGGCAAAGATTCAATGAAAAATGCAGCAATCTGGAAGAGTAACGTGCAACATTTGAACTAAATAGTAAAGGTTACTGCAGTAACATAGGCAAGTTGCAAACTCTACATAGCTGGATGAATAGTTTTTAAACTATTACTTTGTTATATATATAGTCAAATCTTCAGAAATTATATCTGATGGATGTAATACGAAAGTATAATTGTCGTTTATGCAATCTACATGCTTCTTAATTCCCTGACATGGATGGTCCTGAAATGTCTATTGCTGCTGATAAACTCTACTACTCATTCCCACTGCTAAAGTCAGCAAATAGATTAGGAAAGATCTTTTCACCTTTCTGCCCTTTTTTTGTGCTTGctcaattatttttttcacttCGTTGGCATAGGCTAGGACTGAATCTTTATGGTCTTCTCTGTATATTCCACGGTATGTGTCTGGGAGAGGAGCCTGAACAAAGGAACAATGCCTTATGATTAGTATGCCACAGATGAGGTGGATAATAAATTAACTGAAATAGTCAAGGTATATAGGCTGCAATATGTACATACCACGTGGACCCATTCCTTTTGTCCTTCTAGATTTCTGAATTTATATGGACTTATGTCAATCAAGGATGTCAGATGTCCATGGTAAgcacttaaaacaaaaacaatgtagCAGCAGAGCTAAACAGTAATTTCCATATTATCACAGTTTTCTAGAATTCCAGCTGACCAAGATATAGTCACATAGCACAAAATAGCTGCACAGGAATTTATCAGCCAGGTCGACTGTATTTGGGATTTTGGCTCCTACTTTCCACCCCTGTTTACTTGGTAGAAGAAACTGACATCAATCCCCCACTTCTTTGGCTTTTCAATGGCTTGTTTCTACTATCACAGCAGTGTGTATCAGGATGATTATTACCTGCTGGTGGTGATCAGGAATCAAATCAGAATTAAGCTCCAAAACTCCAGATGCAGAATATTTGCTGTTTCTTATGTCTGCTTTGCTAGCTACTGTGTTTTAAAAGGCCTATTTGTTGTTATACAtctttacctcgatataacactgtcctcgggagccaaaaaaatcttactgcgtcataggtgaaaccgcgttatatcgaacttgctttgatccgccgtaGCACGcagcagccgccccccccccccgagcgctgctttaccgtgttatatccaaattcatgttatattgggtcatgttatattggggtagaggtgtagtcacTACTTCCATTCGGACCTCTACAGGGCAAAATTATGTCAAAGAAATTTGCAGATGGGGTAGTTTGAATAAAACTGTGCCCTTTCTTTAGAAATGGCAATTAAAATtactaaacaaaaataaaataccatAGATATTATTAAACGTTGTTTGATATACTTACTGGTCCAGAACAATAACATCCTCATGTTTTGTATATTGTCGTGCCAATCTCAAGGCAAGATCATTGGCTTCTGATCTGCAATTGAAAATTCAAAAGCTATTTCACTGCACATACATGGACAGGATTTGAAACCTTGGCCTTCCTTGCTGTGCCATTTTGCATCCAAAATGACATCAGTTGTATAGGCAAATAATCACAGGTGCAAAACTGCAGGCCACTGGGCTGGAATAGGACTAGGATTATGATACTACATTGTACTTACTAGCTACAGGCGTGAAAGGATTTGAGTGTTTATGGGTAAATGTTCACTGTACATACACAACCAgatagaaaaatatttccatctagGATaatcaaaataagaaaaatgctgcttgagaacttagagtttgaaTCAAGGATATGACTTTGTATATTCTGacgtgatattgacaatttgtgctttagcatttttcttaatgtttgtcattaaataattgtcttcGCCCCCATTTTGcgtaactgaaaatttaaataaattaaaaga
This Chrysemys picta bellii isolate R12L10 chromosome 8, ASM1138683v2, whole genome shotgun sequence DNA region includes the following protein-coding sequences:
- the PHYKPL gene encoding 5-phosphohydroxy-L-lysine phospho-lyase, whose amino-acid sequence is MQARPSSRQETLALRRQLIGSSCKLFFPEDPVKIVRAKGQYIYDEHGREYLDCINNVSHVGHCHPDVVKAAHEQNQLLNTNSRYLHDNLVDYAKRLSKTLPEKLCKFYFLNSGSEANDLALRLARQYTKHEDVIVLDHAYHGHLTSLIDISPYKFRNLEGQKEWVHVAPLPDTYRGIYREDHKDSVLAYANEVKKIIEQAQKKGRKIAAFFIESLPSVGGQIIPPEGYFQMVAEHVHKAGGVFVADEIQVGFGRVGKCFWAFQLQGEDFVPDIVTMGKPMGNGHPIACVATTKEIAEAFADTGVEYFNTFGGNPVSCAIGLAVLDVIEKEHLRAHATQVGNFLMELLNQQKVKHPIIGDVRGVGLFIGVDLIKDQEKRTPATKEAEYLITRLKREYILLSTDGPGRNVLKFKPPLCFTMDNAKLVVDKMDEILTDMEREKTCELVGNHH